A stretch of Episyrphus balteatus chromosome 2, idEpiBalt1.1, whole genome shotgun sequence DNA encodes these proteins:
- the LOC129909858 gene encoding elongation of very long chain fatty acids protein 7-like, translating into MSNFIEKYFDVTPDPRATKSYLIGNPLQTLLLLAIYVCFVKKWGPFIMQNRKPFELKAVLIIYNIVQVLMNGYFVYVATPLILYHREWFGRCFRINESDPEIEKLNMHLSYSFCVVKIVDLFDTIFFVLRKRHKQVSFLHFYHHIMVCSASCLIYRYVPNGHINIMAYVNSTVHTVMYFYYLMSSLKPNLKQSIWWKKYITIMQMAQFVFLSLFVYYPRRNGENCGYPFKLMSFVLYQNFILFYLFAKFYIKTYVSVTKSTSKQ; encoded by the exons ATCCTAGAGCTACCAAATCATATCTAATTGGAAATCCTCTTCAAACACTGTTACTTCTAGCGATATACGTATGTTTTGTAAAGAAATGGGGCCCATTTATTATGCAAAATAGAAAGCCATTTGAATTAAAAGCTGTTTTAATAATCTACAACATAGTGCAAGTCCTTATGAATGGATACTTTGTCTATGTG GCTACTCCacttattttataccacagagAATGGTTTGGAAGATGTTTTCGAATTAACGAGAGTGATccagaaattgaaaaattgaacatGCATCTTTCGTATTCATTTTGTGTTGTAAAAATAGTCGATCTCTTTGATACAATATTCTTTGTTCTGCGCAAACGACACAAACAAGTATCCTTTCTCCACTTCTATCATCACATAATGGTGTGCTCAGCATCTTGCCTGATCTACAGATACGTTCCCAATGGACACATCAACATAATGGCATATGTTAACAGTACTGTTCATACTGTTATGTATTTCTATTACCTAATGTCAAGTTTGAAGCCAAACTTAAAACAATCGATTTGGTGGAAGAAATATATTACAATTATGCAAATGGcacaatttgtatttttatcgtTATTTGTATATTATCCTAGGCGAAATGGTGAAAATTGTGGATATCCATTTAAGTTGATGTCATTTGTACTGTatcaaaattttatacttttctaCTTATttgctaaattttatattaaaacttaTGTGTCAGTAACGAAATCAACGTCAAAGCAATAA